In a single window of the Rhizobiaceae bacterium genome:
- the ykgO gene encoding type B 50S ribosomal protein L36 — translation MKIKNSLKALKARHRDNRLVRRKGRIYVINKSAPRYKARQG, via the coding sequence ATGAAGATCAAGAATTCGCTCAAAGCGCTGAAGGCCCGCCATCGTGACAACCGTCTGGTTCGTCGCAAAGGCCGCATCTACGTCATCAACAAGTCGGCTCCGCGCTACAAGGCGCGCCAGG
- a CDS encoding metalloregulator ArsR/SmtB family transcription factor, giving the protein MTASDAFVAIADPHRRHILEELRRGPKSVNEIASGLPVSRPAVSQHLKVLLDSGLVNSSSSGTRRIYALSTTGFLKLNLWLDQFWSDRS; this is encoded by the coding sequence ATGACTGCTTCTGATGCATTTGTGGCGATTGCGGACCCGCATCGCAGACATATTCTGGAGGAGTTGCGGCGCGGGCCGAAATCGGTCAACGAGATCGCGTCGGGCTTGCCCGTCTCCCGCCCGGCGGTTTCCCAGCATCTGAAGGTCCTGCTCGATTCGGGGCTGGTCAACTCCTCTTCCTCCGGCACGAGGCGCATATATGCCCTGTCCACGACGGGTTTCCTCAAGCTCAACCTGTGGCTGGACCAGTTCTGGTCGGACAGAAGCTGA
- a CDS encoding DUF465 domain-containing protein codes for MSLASHLEELQRKHGDIERQLDEAMMHPSVDDLEIVSLKRRKLALKDEIEKLKVQTTH; via the coding sequence ATGTCTCTTGCCAGCCACCTCGAAGAATTGCAGCGCAAGCACGGCGACATCGAGCGCCAGCTCGATGAAGCGATGATGCATCCTTCAGTCGACGATCTGGAGATCGTGTCGCTGAAACGACGCAAGCTTGCGCTCAAGGACGAAATCGAGAAGCTGAAAGTTCAGACGACCCACTGA
- the purE gene encoding 5-(carboxyamino)imidazole ribonucleotide mutase, whose protein sequence is MGSQTDWATMRHAAEMLEVLGIGHEALIVSAHRTPDRLYEFAKGAKSAGFKVIIAGAGGAAHLPGMTAAMTPLPVFGVPVESKALSGQDSLLSIVQMPAGVPVGTLAIGRAGAVNAALLAASVLALSDANIAERLDAWRSAQTGKVALKPTDEA, encoded by the coding sequence ATGGGAAGCCAGACCGACTGGGCGACCATGCGCCACGCAGCCGAAATGCTGGAGGTGCTCGGCATAGGTCACGAAGCTTTGATCGTGTCGGCCCATCGCACCCCGGACAGGCTCTATGAATTCGCCAAGGGCGCGAAAAGCGCTGGCTTCAAGGTCATTATTGCCGGGGCGGGTGGCGCGGCGCACCTGCCGGGCATGACGGCGGCCATGACCCCACTGCCCGTTTTTGGCGTTCCCGTCGAATCGAAGGCGCTTTCGGGGCAGGATTCCCTGCTTTCGATCGTGCAGATGCCGGCGGGCGTCCCCGTGGGCACGCTGGCCATCGGCAGGGCGGGCGCGGTCAACGCCGCGCTTCTGGCTGCATCGGTGCTGGCGCTCAGCGACGCGAATATTGCCGAAAGGCTGGACGCATGGCGGTCCGCGCAGACCGGCAAGGTCGCGCTCAAGCCCACGGATGAAGCCTGA
- a CDS encoding DUF1192 domain-containing protein, with translation MALFDDEPQQVVRTHQIGQDLAQLSVGELRDRIAQLQAEIDRLETELTAKGATKAAAEALFKS, from the coding sequence ATGGCCCTCTTCGATGACGAGCCGCAGCAGGTGGTGCGCACCCACCAGATCGGGCAGGACCTCGCACAATTGTCTGTCGGCGAATTGCGCGATCGCATTGCGCAATTGCAGGCGGAAATCGACCGGCTGGAAACCGAACTGACAGCGAAAGGTGCGACAAAGGCGGCTGCCGAGGCATTGTTCAAAAGCTGA
- a CDS encoding MFS transporter: MFAAYRPILALLRGTAFLLAASGLHGLLLPLRGQAEGFSTGVLGLLGTAWAGGFIAGCFIAPRLVRRAGHVRAFGTFAAVGAIVALLTGLFIDPAIWVVLRAFTGFTMAGCFMIIESWLNERANNENRGTVFGLYMMVTYASIMAGQMAVAAGDVRNESLFMVTGILFCCSLIPTAVSSQASPRPLQDVSLDLKGLYRNSPVSFGACMLIGIANGAWGTLGAVYGARIDLTTPEIALMMSLVVVAGAALQMPIGRVSDRMDRRYVLAATGFGAALVGLAVFLFQPRTGNHVIAMTACYGALAYALYSIAVAHANDHARGEDFVKISGGLLLLYGFGTMVGPVVGAGLMSVLRPEGLFLATAFAHAALGCYTLLRISRRAPVPVEDREAFQTLPADRAVTPEAVRLDPRVQE, from the coding sequence ATGTTTGCCGCCTATCGTCCCATTCTGGCGCTCTTGCGCGGCACGGCCTTCCTGCTGGCCGCGTCCGGGCTTCACGGCCTGCTTCTGCCGCTGAGGGGACAGGCCGAGGGATTTTCGACGGGTGTACTCGGCCTTCTCGGAACGGCCTGGGCGGGCGGATTCATCGCCGGCTGCTTTATCGCCCCGCGCCTCGTGCGCAGGGCGGGCCATGTCCGAGCGTTCGGCACCTTCGCGGCGGTGGGCGCCATCGTCGCGTTGCTGACCGGCCTGTTCATCGATCCTGCGATCTGGGTGGTGCTGCGCGCCTTCACCGGTTTCACCATGGCAGGCTGCTTCATGATTATCGAAAGCTGGCTCAACGAGCGGGCCAACAACGAGAATCGCGGAACCGTGTTCGGCCTCTACATGATGGTGACCTATGCCTCGATCATGGCCGGGCAGATGGCGGTCGCGGCGGGCGATGTCCGCAACGAATCGCTGTTCATGGTCACGGGCATCCTGTTCTGCTGCTCGCTCATTCCGACCGCCGTCTCCTCGCAGGCCAGCCCGCGACCGCTTCAGGACGTTTCGCTCGATCTAAAGGGACTCTATCGAAACTCGCCCGTTTCGTTCGGCGCCTGCATGCTGATCGGCATCGCCAACGGCGCATGGGGAACGCTCGGAGCAGTCTACGGCGCGCGCATCGACCTCACGACCCCCGAGATCGCCCTGATGATGAGCCTCGTGGTCGTCGCCGGGGCTGCGCTGCAAATGCCTATCGGGCGCGTATCCGACCGCATGGACCGGCGCTACGTCCTCGCCGCCACGGGCTTCGGGGCAGCCCTTGTCGGGCTGGCCGTGTTCCTGTTCCAGCCACGCACCGGCAATCATGTCATCGCCATGACGGCCTGTTACGGCGCGCTCGCCTATGCGCTCTATTCCATCGCAGTCGCCCATGCCAACGACCACGCGCGCGGCGAGGATTTCGTCAAGATTTCGGGCGGCCTGCTGCTGCTTTACGGGTTCGGCACCATGGTCGGCCCGGTTGTCGGCGCTGGCCTGATGAGCGTTTTGCGACCGGAGGGGCTGTTCCTGGCAACAGCCTTCGCGCATGCAGCGCTCGGCTGCTACACGCTGCTGCGCATCAGTCGCCGCGCGCCCGTCCCCGTGGAGGACCGCGAAGCGTTCCAGACCCTGCCGGCGGATCGCGCAGTCACGCCGGAGGCGGTGCGCCTCGATCCGCGTGTGCAGGAATAG
- a CDS encoding 5-(carboxyamino)imidazole ribonucleotide synthase, giving the protein MSALPVGSTIGIIGGGQLGRMLAMAAGRLGYRTVVLEPQANCPAAQMANRQIVAPYDDTQALAELARECAVVTYEFENVPVASATQIATSIPVFPSARALEVSQDRLTEKIFLNSIALKTAAYRPVDSDADLAGGLASFGGNGVLKTRRLGYDGKGQAMFRQGARTAVEGTYAALGSVPLILESLVDFEREISVIAARSADGGLAAYEPSENIHRNGILHSSTVPAMISDRTAAAARSAAFAILRALSYVGVIGVEFFVLRDGGLAVNEIAPRVHNSGHWTEAACAISQFEQHIRAIAGLPLGDCARHSDCIMENLIGSDIERAPELLAEPGLVLHLYGKEEARPGRKMGHFTRLTRRSG; this is encoded by the coding sequence ATGAGTGCCTTGCCTGTCGGGTCCACCATCGGCATCATCGGTGGCGGCCAGCTTGGACGCATGCTGGCGATGGCTGCCGGGCGGCTCGGCTACAGGACGGTCGTGCTGGAGCCGCAGGCGAACTGCCCCGCCGCCCAGATGGCGAACCGGCAGATCGTCGCGCCATATGACGACACGCAGGCGCTGGCCGAGCTGGCGCGCGAATGCGCTGTCGTGACCTATGAGTTTGAAAACGTGCCGGTGGCCTCAGCCACCCAGATTGCCACCAGCATCCCCGTTTTTCCGTCGGCGCGCGCGCTCGAGGTTTCACAGGACCGCCTCACGGAGAAGATTTTCCTCAACTCCATCGCGCTCAAGACGGCTGCCTATCGGCCGGTCGATTCTGACGCCGACCTCGCCGGGGGGCTGGCCTCGTTTGGCGGCAACGGTGTGCTGAAGACGCGTCGGCTCGGTTATGACGGCAAGGGCCAGGCCATGTTCCGCCAAGGCGCACGCACCGCCGTCGAGGGAACCTATGCGGCGCTCGGGTCGGTTCCGCTCATCCTCGAATCCCTTGTCGATTTCGAGCGCGAAATATCGGTGATCGCCGCCCGTTCGGCGGATGGCGGGCTGGCGGCCTATGAACCGTCGGAAAACATCCACAGAAACGGCATCCTGCACAGTTCCACCGTTCCGGCGATGATTTCGGACCGGACTGCCGCTGCGGCGCGCAGCGCGGCTTTCGCGATCCTGCGTGCGCTTTCCTATGTCGGCGTCATCGGCGTCGAGTTCTTCGTGCTGCGCGACGGCGGTCTTGCGGTCAACGAGATTGCGCCGCGCGTCCACAATTCCGGCCACTGGACCGAGGCGGCCTGCGCGATCTCCCAGTTCGAGCAGCACATAAGGGCAATCGCCGGATTGCCGCTCGGCGATTGCGCCCGGCATTCCGATTGCATCATGGAAAACCTGATTGGCTCCGATATCGAACGCGCGCCGGAATTGCTTGCCGAACCCGGCCTCGTATTGCACCTCTACGGCAAGGAAGAGGCCCGTCCCGGGCGCAAAATGGGCCATTTCACACGTCTGACCCGACGCTCCGGATAG
- a CDS encoding DUF465 domain-containing protein, with protein sequence MSDQDQAEIRLEFARLKQEHADFDAAINAMIATGCDPLQIQRMKKKKLLLKDRLKALENSIIPDIIA encoded by the coding sequence ATGTCGGATCAGGATCAGGCGGAAATTCGTCTCGAATTTGCGCGACTGAAGCAGGAACACGCCGATTTCGACGCGGCGATCAACGCGATGATCGCGACGGGGTGCGACCCGCTGCAGATACAGCGGATGAAAAAGAAAAAGCTGCTGCTGAAAGACCGCCTCAAGGCATTGGAAAACAGCATCATTCCCGACATCATCGCCTAG